A stretch of Vicinamibacterales bacterium DNA encodes these proteins:
- a CDS encoding vanadium-dependent haloperoxidase, translating to MQQSIHNAGAPRSAGTSEILHTTVMLAMYDVVIAIEGGFEPYAARIQAPAGADAGAAAATAAYRTARARVAASQVAFLDGQYAGYMAAIADGPAKSAGVQAGEQAAAAVLALRANDNFGTVVLFECSGIPVAVGEFEPDAGCPATPAAPQPVDVKVGRILPFTFADAAAFRPAGPDPLTSSAFAEDFNETREYGRIDSTVRTAEQTDVAYFWAENPYVHWNRNLVRLAIASGLSLRDAARFFALVHTSAADSIIAGFEAKYFFRAWRPRTAIPRADSDGNPDTDADPAWKPLLSVNHPEYPSGHGFWSTAVLEAVNAFFGSNRVTWTLATSKTAVPQVVRTERTFDRLNAILLDVTNARVWAGLHWRHSMRHGAQIGRHVAAHVSRNFFRPVQ from the coding sequence GTGCAGCAATCGATTCACAACGCCGGCGCGCCGCGCAGCGCCGGCACGTCCGAGATCCTCCACACGACCGTCATGCTGGCCATGTACGACGTGGTGATCGCCATCGAGGGCGGGTTCGAGCCCTACGCGGCGCGGATTCAGGCGCCGGCCGGCGCCGACGCAGGGGCGGCGGCGGCGACTGCCGCGTATCGCACGGCGCGGGCGCGCGTCGCGGCGTCGCAGGTCGCGTTCCTCGACGGCCAATACGCCGGCTACATGGCGGCCATCGCGGACGGTCCGGCGAAGAGCGCCGGCGTGCAGGCCGGCGAGCAGGCGGCGGCGGCAGTCCTGGCGCTGCGCGCGAACGACAACTTCGGCACCGTCGTGCTCTTCGAATGCAGCGGCATTCCGGTCGCCGTTGGCGAGTTCGAGCCGGACGCGGGCTGTCCGGCGACGCCGGCGGCTCCGCAGCCGGTGGACGTCAAGGTGGGCCGCATCCTGCCGTTCACGTTCGCCGATGCCGCCGCCTTTCGCCCGGCCGGTCCCGATCCGTTGACCTCGAGCGCCTTTGCGGAGGACTTCAACGAGACGCGCGAGTACGGCCGGATCGACAGCACGGTGCGGACCGCCGAACAGACCGACGTGGCCTACTTCTGGGCGGAGAACCCCTACGTGCACTGGAACCGCAACCTGGTGCGGCTGGCGATCGCCAGCGGGCTGAGCCTGCGTGACGCCGCACGGTTCTTCGCGCTCGTGCACACCAGCGCGGCCGACTCCATCATTGCCGGCTTCGAAGCCAAGTACTTCTTCCGCGCGTGGCGGCCGCGCACGGCAATTCCCCGCGCCGACAGCGACGGCAATCCGGATACGGACGCAGATCCCGCCTGGAAGCCGCTGCTGAGCGTGAATCATCCCGAGTATCCGTCCGGACACGGGTTCTGGTCGACGGCGGTGCTGGAGGCCGTCAACGCGTTCTTCGGCTCGAACCGCGTCACCTGGACGCTGGCGACGTCGAAGACGGCAGTGCCGCAGGTCGTGCGGACGGAGCGCACCTTCGACCGGCTCAACGCCATCCTGCTCGACGTGACCAACGCGCGGGTGTGGGCCGGCCTGCACTGGCGCCATTCGATGCGCCACGGCGCGCAGATCGGCCGCCACGTCGCGGCGCACGTCTCGCGCAACTTCTTCCGTCCGGTTCAGTAA
- a CDS encoding DUF3455 domain-containing protein, which yields MKTALIRYVTSAFMLLSIVIGSASAQSAPALEVPPMPDTLQVPAGNTLFFGARAAGTQNYVCLPIAKRQVGWRFLGPQATLFADGTSGAPQQATTHFLSVNPLEALARPTWQHSIDTSRVWARVRTPSTDPLYVAPGAIPWLLLETVGTEAGPDGGAFLAQTTFIQRLNTSGGVAPSSGCTNDDDVGKVALVPYTTDYFFYRKSQD from the coding sequence ATGAAAACTGCACTGATTCGTTACGTGACGTCCGCATTCATGCTGCTCTCGATCGTGATCGGTTCCGCGTCGGCGCAATCGGCGCCGGCGCTGGAAGTGCCGCCGATGCCCGATACGCTGCAGGTCCCGGCCGGCAACACGCTGTTCTTCGGCGCACGCGCCGCCGGCACGCAGAACTACGTCTGCCTGCCGATCGCGAAGCGTCAGGTCGGGTGGCGCTTCCTCGGACCGCAGGCGACGTTGTTCGCCGACGGCACGTCGGGCGCGCCGCAGCAGGCGACGACCCACTTCCTGAGCGTGAATCCGCTCGAGGCGCTGGCGCGTCCGACGTGGCAGCACTCGATCGACACGAGCAGGGTCTGGGCGCGCGTGCGCACGCCGTCCACGGATCCGCTCTACGTCGCCCCGGGGGCGATCCCGTGGCTGCTGCTCGAGACCGTCGGCACCGAGGCTGGACCCGACGGCGGCGCCTTCCTGGCGCAGACCACGTTCATCCAGCGCCTCAACACGTCGGGCGGCGTCGCGCCGTCGAGCGGCTGCACCAACGACGACGACGTCGGAAAGGTCGCGCTGGTGCCGTACACGACCGACTACTTCTTCTACCGGAAGTCCCAGGACTGA
- a CDS encoding class I SAM-dependent methyltransferase: MTSTTASAVQPHNERPAAVWSSGGRLYEEISRGIADSIEHCVLRLDPKPGERVLDLSTGTGWTSRVVARRGAAVVGVDIAADLLDAAKAAAAREKLTIEYRLGDAESLPFEDGAFDAVISTVGVMFASTQEAAAAELARVCRKGGRIALTTWTPDGNVFGMFSVMRRYMPAPPSPAPRSPFEWGRAERVRELLGGAFDLRFERATSFYREPSAEAAWETFSAGYGPTKTLAMSLDPGRLAELRRDFIAFHTTFATELGICVPREYLLTVGVR, encoded by the coding sequence ATGACCAGCACGACGGCATCCGCGGTTCAACCGCACAACGAACGGCCGGCCGCGGTGTGGAGCTCGGGAGGCCGGCTCTACGAGGAGATCAGCCGCGGCATCGCTGACTCGATCGAGCACTGCGTCCTGCGCCTCGACCCGAAGCCCGGCGAACGCGTTCTCGATCTCTCCACCGGCACCGGCTGGACGTCGCGCGTCGTGGCGCGGCGCGGCGCCGCGGTCGTTGGCGTCGACATCGCCGCCGATCTGCTCGACGCGGCGAAAGCGGCCGCCGCGCGCGAGAAGCTGACCATCGAATACCGGCTCGGCGACGCCGAGTCCCTGCCCTTCGAAGACGGCGCCTTCGACGCCGTCATCTCCACCGTCGGCGTGATGTTCGCGTCGACGCAGGAGGCGGCCGCCGCCGAACTGGCGCGCGTGTGCCGCAAGGGGGGGCGCATCGCGCTGACGACGTGGACGCCCGACGGCAACGTCTTCGGCATGTTCAGCGTGATGAGGCGTTACATGCCCGCGCCGCCGTCGCCGGCCCCGCGCTCGCCGTTCGAGTGGGGCCGCGCCGAGCGCGTCCGCGAACTGCTCGGCGGCGCGTTCGATCTCCGCTTCGAGCGCGCGACGTCGTTCTATCGCGAGCCGAGCGCGGAGGCGGCGTGGGAGACGTTCTCCGCCGGCTACGGACCGACCAAGACGCTGGCGATGAGCCTGGATCCCGGTCGACTGGCGGAGCTCCGCCGCGACTTCATCGCGTTTCATACAACCTTCGCGACGGAACTCGGGATCTGCGTTCCGCGCGAGTATCTGCTGACCGTAGGTGTCCGATGA
- a CDS encoding serine/threonine-protein kinase has product MSILSADRWRALSPYLDRALDLTDEEREPWLDTVRRDDPALAADLQSLLAERDAIHDSGFLEGPAVMVDPAVSLAGLRVGAYTLVSPIGRGGMGTVWLAERSDGLFTRKAAVKLLNAALMGRGGEERFKQEGTLLARLTHPHIAHLLDAGVTGTGQPYLVLELVDGQHIDRYCHAHALGVEARLRLFLDVLEAVAHAHANLIVHRDLKPSNVLVREDGVVKLLDFGIAKLLDHEHDAPAVALTVDGGRALTPEYAAPEQLTGGPITTATDVHALGVLLYVLLGGPNPAAGTSGSAAELIKVIVETDAPRLSDVAPNGKSLRGDLDNIVAKALKKRPEERYPSVTAFADDLRRYLNREPVSARADTLVYRTTKFVQRRSGAVATAAAVVLLVGSLIGIYTARLAAERDRARLEADKSAKMSELLTSLLTGADPYPTRDREPTVRNILDAGAERVQNELGGQPELKAEMLTVIGRVYARLGLYDKAKPLLSEALALGRRDPADTPRLAQTLNDLGVLSREQRDTDGARALLEESLAMRRRLFGDVHKDVAVTLVELGRVYVDRGLGDRAEPLYRESLDIRRKVFGEVHRETAVSKSSLGLVLLNRGDLAAAEPLLREVLDTTRKVLPADHPNVAASWNSIGLLLLEKGDFAGAEPMIRQSLAIRRKQFGDRHVGNVPSLHNLSVSLREQGRLDEAAAVLNDAIAFTRESLGDDNPGLGRLHFQLGRVHLARKDWTTAEHLLRDALTRQQRTLPADDWRTAATRSALGAALTPLGRYDEAARLLEEAARVLKDVPGRQGREAAAARARLAALDRARAAGR; this is encoded by the coding sequence ATGTCGATTCTCTCCGCCGATCGCTGGCGCGCGTTGAGCCCGTACCTGGATCGCGCCCTCGATCTGACGGACGAGGAGCGCGAGCCGTGGCTCGACACGGTGCGCCGCGACGATCCCGCGCTGGCAGCCGACCTGCAGAGTCTGCTGGCCGAGCGGGATGCGATCCACGACTCCGGGTTCCTCGAAGGGCCCGCGGTGATGGTCGATCCGGCGGTATCCCTCGCCGGCCTGCGTGTCGGCGCCTACACCCTGGTGTCGCCGATCGGCCGCGGCGGCATGGGCACCGTCTGGCTGGCGGAACGCAGCGACGGCCTGTTCACACGCAAGGCCGCGGTCAAGCTGCTCAACGCCGCGCTGATGGGCCGCGGCGGCGAGGAGCGCTTCAAGCAGGAAGGCACTCTTCTCGCCCGCCTGACGCACCCGCACATCGCGCACCTGCTGGACGCCGGCGTCACCGGCACCGGTCAGCCATACCTGGTGCTCGAGCTCGTCGACGGCCAGCACATCGACCGGTACTGCCACGCGCACGCGCTCGGCGTCGAGGCGCGCCTGCGCCTGTTCCTCGATGTGCTCGAGGCGGTGGCGCACGCGCACGCCAACCTGATCGTTCACCGCGACCTCAAACCGTCGAACGTGCTGGTGCGCGAGGACGGCGTGGTGAAGCTGCTGGACTTCGGGATCGCGAAGCTGCTGGACCACGAGCACGACGCTCCCGCGGTCGCGCTCACGGTCGACGGCGGACGCGCGCTCACGCCCGAGTACGCGGCGCCCGAGCAGCTGACCGGCGGCCCGATCACCACCGCCACCGACGTGCACGCGCTCGGTGTGCTGCTCTACGTGCTTCTCGGCGGGCCGAATCCGGCCGCCGGCACGAGCGGATCCGCCGCCGAATTGATCAAGGTCATCGTCGAGACGGATGCGCCGCGGCTCTCGGACGTCGCGCCGAACGGCAAGAGCCTGCGCGGCGATCTCGACAACATCGTCGCGAAGGCGCTCAAGAAGCGTCCGGAGGAGCGCTACCCGTCCGTCACCGCGTTTGCGGACGATCTGCGGCGCTACCTGAATCGCGAGCCGGTCAGCGCCAGGGCCGATACGCTCGTCTACCGCACGACCAAGTTCGTTCAGCGGCGATCGGGGGCGGTCGCGACCGCCGCCGCTGTCGTGCTGCTCGTGGGATCGCTGATCGGCATCTACACCGCCCGGCTCGCCGCCGAGAGGGATCGCGCGCGGCTCGAGGCGGACAAGTCGGCGAAGATGAGCGAGCTGCTCACCAGCCTGCTGACCGGCGCCGATCCCTATCCGACGCGGGACCGCGAGCCGACGGTGCGGAACATCCTGGATGCCGGCGCCGAGCGGGTGCAGAACGAGCTCGGCGGTCAGCCCGAACTGAAAGCCGAGATGCTGACGGTGATCGGCCGGGTATATGCGCGGCTCGGGCTGTACGACAAGGCGAAGCCGCTGCTCAGCGAGGCGCTCGCGCTCGGCCGGCGCGACCCCGCCGACACCCCCCGCCTGGCGCAGACGCTGAACGACCTCGGCGTGCTCTCACGGGAGCAGCGCGACACCGACGGCGCCAGGGCGCTGCTCGAAGAGTCGCTGGCGATGCGCCGCCGTCTGTTCGGCGACGTGCACAAGGACGTCGCGGTGACGCTCGTGGAGCTCGGGCGCGTCTACGTCGACCGCGGACTGGGCGATCGGGCCGAACCGCTCTACCGCGAGTCGCTCGACATCCGCCGCAAGGTCTTCGGCGAGGTCCATCGCGAGACCGCGGTGAGCAAGTCGTCGCTCGGGCTCGTGCTGCTGAACCGCGGCGACCTCGCCGCCGCCGAACCGCTGCTGCGCGAGGTCCTGGACACCACCCGCAAAGTGCTGCCGGCGGACCATCCCAATGTCGCGGCGAGCTGGAACAGCATCGGCCTGCTGCTGCTGGAGAAGGGAGACTTCGCGGGCGCCGAACCGATGATCAGGCAGTCGCTCGCGATCCGCCGCAAGCAGTTCGGCGACCGGCACGTGGGCAACGTCCCGAGCCTGCACAACCTGTCCGTGTCCCTGCGCGAGCAGGGACGGCTCGATGAAGCGGCAGCCGTGCTCAACGACGCGATCGCCTTCACTCGCGAGAGTCTCGGCGACGACAACCCGGGGCTCGGACGGCTGCACTTCCAGCTTGGCCGCGTGCATCTCGCCCGCAAGGACTGGACGACGGCGGAACATCTGCTGCGCGATGCCTTGACCCGCCAGCAGCGGACGCTGCCGGCGGACGACTGGCGCACCGCCGCCACCAGGAGCGCGCTCGGCGCCGCGCTGACGCCGCTCGGGAGGTACGACGAAGCGGCGCGCCTGCTCGAGGAAGCCGCGCGCGTCCTGAAGGACGTCCCCGGCCGGCAGGGCCGCGAAGCCGCCGCCGCCCGCGCCCGTCTCGCGGCGCTGGATCGCGCCCGCGCCGCCGGCCGCTGA
- a CDS encoding ECF-type sigma factor — translation MDQRTLTTLFESAERGDAAASETLFAALYTELHRLARRELGRRGGQVTLSATTLLHEAYIKMSDRDDVAFPDRPRFMAYAARVMRGLIIDHVRRRHARKRGGMFEITALQTTVADQMADEQELQRISDALDELATVDATLAETVDLKFFCGFSFAEIAAMRNLSERTIQRQWEKARLYLHRAIGDTAQGLGR, via the coding sequence ATGGATCAACGGACCCTCACCACGCTCTTCGAGTCGGCGGAACGGGGGGATGCCGCGGCATCCGAGACCCTGTTTGCCGCGCTGTATACCGAGCTGCACCGGCTTGCCCGCCGGGAGCTCGGCCGGCGGGGCGGCCAGGTGACCCTGAGCGCCACGACGCTGCTGCACGAGGCCTATATAAAGATGTCCGACCGCGACGACGTCGCGTTCCCGGACCGGCCGCGGTTCATGGCGTACGCGGCGCGGGTGATGCGCGGGTTGATCATCGATCACGTCCGGCGGCGCCACGCGCGGAAGCGCGGCGGGATGTTCGAGATCACGGCACTGCAGACGACGGTCGCAGACCAGATGGCGGATGAACAGGAGCTGCAGCGGATCAGCGACGCCCTCGACGAGCTGGCGACGGTCGACGCCACTCTCGCCGAGACGGTGGACCTGAAGTTCTTCTGCGGGTTTTCGTTCGCGGAGATCGCGGCGATGCGCAACCTGTCCGAACGGACCATCCAGCGGCAGTGGGAGAAGGCGCGGCTGTATCTGCATCGGGCGATCGGCGATACGGCACAGGGCCTCGGACGCTGA
- a CDS encoding coniferyl aldehyde dehydrogenase has product MLQSRLEAQRAAFARGAPDYTARMRALASLRDALHAHQDELARAVWDDFGGRAREETLALELFPLFDQIRHARRHLKEWMTRRRVRSSWFLLPSRAFYFYQPLGVVGVIGAWNYQLLLTLGPLVDALAAGNHVMVKPSEITPRSADVIARILAGTFPPEYITCVTGGPDVAAAFSALPFDHLFFTGSTRIGRKVMQAAAVNLTPVTLELGGKSPAIVHESYPLGLATERIVSAKLYNAGQTCVAPDYVMLPEGSEAAFESHARRTATALYPRIAGNPDYTRIVNQRHFERLRGAIADAAAKGARVVPLGENTASPDDRALPLTLIFSPTDAMAAMQEELFGPVLPVVPYRTLDDAIAFVNARPHPLALYYFDEDAHRQDEVLRRAISGGVTINDCVYHLGQHNLPFGGVGASGMGQYHGFDGFVTFSKKRGVMIQPRRAATGAFRPPWARRRRLLDAILWLARR; this is encoded by the coding sequence GTGCTTCAATCGCGGCTCGAGGCGCAGCGCGCGGCGTTCGCGCGCGGCGCGCCGGACTACACGGCGCGGATGCGCGCACTGGCGTCTCTGCGCGACGCGCTGCACGCTCATCAGGACGAACTGGCGCGGGCGGTGTGGGACGACTTCGGCGGACGCGCCCGCGAAGAGACGCTCGCGCTCGAGCTGTTTCCTCTGTTCGACCAGATCAGGCACGCACGGCGCCACTTGAAAGAGTGGATGACGCGCCGCCGGGTGCGCTCGTCCTGGTTCCTGCTGCCGAGCCGCGCCTTCTACTTCTACCAGCCGCTCGGCGTCGTCGGCGTGATCGGCGCATGGAATTACCAGCTGCTCCTCACGCTCGGGCCCCTCGTCGATGCGCTCGCCGCCGGCAATCACGTCATGGTCAAGCCGTCCGAGATCACGCCGCGTTCCGCAGACGTGATCGCACGCATTCTGGCCGGCACTTTCCCGCCCGAATACATCACGTGTGTCACCGGCGGTCCGGACGTGGCGGCGGCGTTCTCGGCATTGCCGTTCGATCACCTGTTCTTCACGGGATCGACCCGCATCGGCCGGAAGGTGATGCAGGCCGCGGCCGTGAACCTCACGCCGGTCACGCTGGAGCTGGGGGGCAAATCCCCGGCGATCGTTCACGAGAGCTATCCACTCGGTCTGGCCACCGAGCGCATCGTGTCGGCGAAGCTGTACAACGCCGGGCAGACGTGTGTCGCGCCGGATTACGTGATGCTGCCCGAAGGGAGCGAAGCGGCATTCGAGTCGCACGCGCGCCGGACGGCGACGGCTCTGTATCCGCGCATCGCCGGCAACCCTGACTACACGCGGATCGTGAATCAACGGCACTTCGAACGTCTGCGCGGCGCAATCGCCGACGCGGCGGCGAAAGGCGCACGCGTGGTGCCGCTTGGGGAGAATACCGCTTCGCCCGACGACCGTGCGCTGCCGCTGACGCTGATCTTCTCGCCGACCGATGCGATGGCGGCGATGCAGGAAGAGCTGTTCGGCCCGGTTCTGCCCGTCGTGCCCTACCGCACGCTCGACGACGCGATTGCGTTCGTGAACGCGCGCCCGCATCCGCTCGCGCTCTACTACTTCGACGAGGATGCGCACCGGCAGGACGAGGTCTTGAGGCGCGCGATATCCGGCGGCGTCACCATCAACGACTGTGTCTACCATCTCGGGCAGCACAATCTTCCTTTCGGCGGCGTCGGCGCCAGCGGCATGGGGCAGTACCACGGGTTCGACGGCTTCGTGACGTTCTCGAAGAAGCGCGGGGTGATGATTCAGCCGCGGCGCGCGGCGACCGGCGCCTTCCGGCCGCCCTGGGCGCGGCGGCGGCGGCTTCTCGACGCGATCCTCTGGCTGGCGCGCCGGTAA
- a CDS encoding ABC transporter permease, which produces MILTSFLTDVRRDLALGVRLLARYPGFSAVSIATLAIAIGGNTAVFTIVNALLLTPPPVSEPGRLVRVYPGQSLTSWPVYEDIRDRAGVFSSVAAYRLTSMNLDQGGTAIRLRGQITSANYLTLLGVRPHVGDTYRADDATAASVVLAHHVWRQRFGSDPAIVGRTLVLGGRSVQVSGVMADGFRGTAPPGFRLDFWMPLDPRRAGDATPSRLLPQFEVVARLKPGIEREAATAALRTVASQLRREYPELPESLAGIDARPLSGVHAFQGMISIVWPIFAFLFLLTIVSGFVLVIGCSNIAGLLVGRAALRQREIAVRLSLGSSRGRLVRQLLTESLVLAGAGGVAGLLLAAGLVGFVELAIQRMPFPLHLDLALDRRVLAYAIALSTATAVLFGLLPARQAARVDLTTSLKADSSGSPERRRLRRAMVALQVAVCSALIVWSVLFVRSLGRIHAIEPGFDSTGVVLGTVEIDRSLDAARGDQILSDWTRRVGASPGVHSAALATIVPLALTGREEFDVSLPADAAGRRRRVLASRVSPGWFATLRIPLLAGRDFTWEDRRGALPVAIVNDTLARQFWNGAALGQLVRYGSRTLEVVGVVRDSKYRTLGEAPAPVIYLPIRQQYSHFVTMHVRTSDPRGTAALMASELGRLWSGAEVQIESMSDAVAVAVLPARIGALVTGGFGALAVALAAFGVYGLVSFTVVQRAREIGIRRAVGATAADVLRLVLRQHAGVIGAGLTVGVAAGALGGTVLRSFLAGVGPADPPALAAAVVVVAGSAFAATVAPALRAARLDPMAVLRDG; this is translated from the coding sequence ATGATCCTCACGAGTTTCCTGACCGACGTCCGGCGCGATCTGGCTCTCGGCGTCCGCCTGCTCGCCCGCTATCCGGGGTTCTCGGCCGTCTCGATCGCCACGCTGGCCATTGCGATCGGCGGCAACACGGCGGTCTTCACCATCGTCAACGCGCTCCTCCTGACCCCGCCGCCCGTCAGCGAACCCGGCAGGCTGGTTCGCGTGTACCCAGGGCAGAGCCTCACCTCGTGGCCCGTCTACGAAGACATTCGCGATCGCGCCGGGGTGTTCTCGAGCGTCGCCGCATATCGGCTCACGTCGATGAACCTCGACCAGGGAGGCACGGCGATCAGGCTGCGCGGACAGATCACGTCCGCCAATTACCTGACCCTGCTCGGCGTCCGCCCTCACGTGGGCGATACCTACCGGGCTGACGACGCCACGGCTGCCAGCGTCGTCCTTGCGCATCACGTCTGGAGGCAGCGTTTCGGGTCGGATCCCGCGATCGTGGGCCGAACGCTGGTGCTCGGCGGCCGATCGGTGCAGGTGTCCGGTGTGATGGCGGACGGATTCCGCGGGACCGCACCGCCAGGATTCAGGCTCGACTTCTGGATGCCGCTGGATCCGCGCCGCGCCGGGGACGCGACGCCAAGCCGGCTGCTGCCTCAGTTCGAGGTCGTGGCGCGGCTGAAGCCGGGGATCGAACGCGAGGCGGCAACCGCGGCGCTGCGGACAGTGGCTTCACAGCTGCGACGCGAGTACCCCGAACTCCCCGAGTCGCTGGCCGGCATCGACGCTCGCCCCCTGTCGGGAGTGCATGCGTTCCAGGGAATGATCAGCATCGTCTGGCCGATCTTCGCGTTCCTTTTCCTGCTCACGATCGTGTCCGGCTTCGTGCTGGTGATCGGCTGCAGCAACATTGCCGGACTGCTCGTCGGACGCGCCGCGCTCCGCCAGCGGGAGATCGCGGTCCGGCTCTCGCTCGGATCCAGCCGCGGCCGCCTCGTGCGGCAGCTGTTGACCGAGAGTCTGGTGCTCGCGGGAGCGGGCGGAGTGGCCGGACTGCTTCTCGCCGCCGGGCTCGTGGGGTTCGTGGAACTGGCGATTCAACGGATGCCCTTCCCGCTCCATCTGGATCTCGCGCTCGACCGGCGCGTGCTCGCCTATGCGATCGCGCTTTCGACGGCGACCGCGGTCCTCTTCGGCCTGTTGCCGGCACGACAGGCGGCACGCGTCGATCTGACCACGTCGCTCAAGGCGGACAGCAGCGGATCGCCCGAGCGGCGCCGGCTGCGGCGCGCGATGGTCGCGCTGCAGGTCGCGGTGTGCTCGGCGCTCATCGTGTGGAGCGTACTGTTCGTGCGCAGCCTGGGCAGGATTCACGCGATCGAACCGGGCTTCGATTCAACCGGCGTCGTCCTCGGCACCGTCGAGATCGATCGCAGCCTCGATGCCGCACGCGGAGATCAGATTCTCAGCGACTGGACGCGGCGAGTCGGCGCGTCCCCCGGCGTTCATTCGGCGGCGCTCGCCACCATCGTGCCGCTCGCGCTCACCGGCCGCGAAGAGTTCGACGTCTCGCTGCCGGCGGACGCGGCGGGCAGACGGCGGCGCGTGCTGGCAAGCCGGGTCTCACCCGGATGGTTCGCGACGCTCCGCATCCCCCTGCTCGCCGGCCGCGACTTCACGTGGGAGGACCGCCGCGGCGCGCTCCCGGTGGCCATCGTGAACGACACGCTGGCCAGGCAGTTCTGGAACGGCGCGGCGCTCGGGCAGCTGGTGCGCTACGGGAGCCGCACGCTCGAAGTAGTCGGGGTGGTCAGAGACAGCAAGTACCGCACGCTCGGCGAAGCGCCGGCGCCCGTCATCTACCTGCCGATCCGGCAGCAATACAGCCACTTCGTCACGATGCATGTCCGCACGTCGGACCCGCGCGGCACGGCGGCGTTGATGGCGAGCGAGCTCGGCCGCCTGTGGTCCGGCGCAGAAGTCCAGATCGAGTCCATGAGCGACGCCGTCGCCGTCGCTGTTCTGCCGGCGAGGATAGGCGCGCTGGTCACCGGCGGGTTCGGCGCTCTCGCGGTCGCGCTCGCGGCTTTCGGCGTCTACGGGCTGGTCTCGTTCACCGTCGTCCAGCGCGCGCGAGAGATCGGCATCCGGCGCGCGGTGGGGGCGACCGCCGCAGACGTCCTTCGCCTCGTGCTGCGCCAGCATGCGGGAGTCATCGGTGCTGGGCTGACGGTCGGCGTCGCCGCCGGTGCGCTGGGCGGTACAGTGCTTCGATCGTTCCTGGCGGGTGTGGGCCCCGCGGATCCGCCCGCGCTGGCCGCCGCGGTCGTCGTCGTCGCAGGTTCGGCCTTCGCGGCAACTGTTGCGCCGGCGCTGCGCGCCGCGCGCCTCGATCCCATGGCGGTGCTGCGCGACGGCTAG
- a CDS encoding FHA domain-containing protein: protein MTEPLWDAARTFGRRVRSFFDAPPDADAAPLELLQSALDQLEQKVVPAGRGTRIFPYNRVRVFVTQPSADAAALDAVFAQLERRLRERLAELRCEPPGALDVSVTVSGGAQDGAPVLRVDCAAERDAAPRRTLGTIPELRLRIVKGQCDNSEYTFAAGAVSIGRGSEPADALGRVRRNDVAFSDARDGVSETVARAHARIEFDAAAGAYMLFNESSTNPTFLLRGGRTLKVAPRDRRGVRLASGDAIQLGRAVVAISLGERP from the coding sequence GTGACGGAACCACTGTGGGACGCCGCGCGCACGTTCGGACGGCGCGTGCGCAGTTTCTTCGATGCGCCGCCGGATGCGGATGCCGCGCCGCTGGAACTGCTGCAGTCCGCGCTCGACCAGCTGGAGCAGAAGGTCGTGCCGGCCGGCCGCGGCACCCGCATCTTTCCCTACAACCGCGTTCGCGTCTTCGTGACCCAGCCCTCCGCCGACGCCGCCGCCCTCGATGCCGTGTTCGCACAGCTCGAGCGGCGGTTGCGGGAGCGGCTCGCGGAACTGCGCTGCGAGCCCCCCGGCGCCCTCGACGTCAGCGTCACCGTGTCCGGCGGCGCGCAGGACGGCGCGCCGGTGCTGCGGGTGGACTGCGCCGCCGAGCGCGACGCCGCTCCTCGTCGAACCCTCGGCACCATCCCCGAGCTGCGCCTCCGGATCGTCAAAGGGCAATGCGACAACAGCGAGTACACGTTCGCGGCCGGCGCCGTGTCGATCGGCCGAGGCTCCGAGCCGGCCGACGCCCTGGGGCGCGTGCGGCGGAACGACGTGGCGTTCAGCGACGCGCGCGACGGCGTGAGCGAGACGGTGGCCCGCGCCCACGCGCGGATCGAGTTCGACGCGGCGGCCGGCGCTTACATGCTGTTCAACGAGTCGAGCACCAACCCGACGTTCCTTCTCCGCGGCGGGCGGACCCTGAAAGTTGCGCCGCGTGACCGCCGCGGCGTGCGCCTCGCCTCCGGCGATGCAATCCAGCTGGGCCGGGCCGTCGTGGCGATCTCGCTTGGCGAGCGTCCCTGA